One region of Osmia lignaria lignaria isolate PbOS001 chromosome 7, iyOsmLign1, whole genome shotgun sequence genomic DNA includes:
- the O-fut2 gene encoding O-fucosyltransferase 2, translating to MLNFMSFKELYLILCFINFTLSTLENGFCDKANEYGETDNKCNIQSHYSKNRYILYDVNPPEGFNLRRDVYIRIAVFIKNLLRQEKEFKWQLVLPPWGNLYHWRSKHIGIQTQLPWSLFFDIASLQRYIPVIEMYQFLQEYPSENKITHLDVTYILQNDEDMFKTGKFEDKNEIVECTDESLWYHKLISNEYNGYFWGYNNITSKAVECIKFHGMVSNLKQNIKPNIYRSVMFDHMEIALHDFYGTKEYWRARRSMRYNSELYNIANEYRKTFFNSTNEYDNTELPSDWTKEKSRRNAIGGPYLSVHLRRRDFLVGRSSTVPTIKSAAMQLKTKINKLGLNHLFVATDATQQEFKELEGYLSDYTVLKFIPSDYVLNKFKDGGVAIIDQIICSYARYFIGTYESTFTFRIQEDREIIGFPTETTFNHLCKEGKECNSNGHWEIVW from the exons atgttaaatttcaTGTCCTTCAAGGAGTTATATCTtatattatgttttattaatttcacattAAGTACCCTTGAAAATGGATTTTGTGATAAAGCTAACGAATATGGAGAGACTGATAATAAATGTAACATTCAATCACACTATTCAAAAAATCG TTACATCCTTTATGACGTTAATCCCCCAGAAGGATTCAATCTAAGAAGAGATGTTTATATTCGCATTGcagttttcataaaaaatttactTAGGCAAGAGAAAGAATTTAAGTGGCAATTAGTTTTACCACCATGGG GTAATTTATATCATTGGCGAAGTAAACATATAGGAATTCAAACACAATTGCCCTGGAGCTTATTTTTTGATATTGCTAGTTTACAAAGATACATACCAGTTATTGAAATGTACCAATTTTTACAAG AGTATCCCTCAGAAAATAAGATAACACATCTTGATGTTACATATATTCTACAAAATGATGAAGATATGTTCAAAACAGGAAAATTTGAAGACAAAAATGAAATAGTAGAATGTACTGATGAATCTTTATGGTATCATAAATTAATATCCAATGAATATAATGGATATTTTTGGGGCTATAATAATATAACTTCCAAAGCTGTTGAATGTATTAAGTTTCATGGTATGGTATCAAATCTTAAGCAAAATATTAAGCCTAATATTTATAG GTCTGTAATGTTTGATCACATGGAAATTGCATTGCATGATTTCTATGGTACAAAGGAATATTGGAGAGCTAGAAGAAGTATGAGATATAATTCTGAGTTATATAATATTGCAAATGAATATAGAAAAACTTTCTTTAATTCAACAAATGAATATGATAACACAGAACTACCAAGTGACTGGACTAAGGAAAAG agTAGAAGAAATGCAATTGGAGGACCATATTTATCAGTTCATTTGAGAAGACGCGACTTTCTAGTTGGTCGTTCTTCAACGGTACCAACAATAAAATCTGCTGCTATGCAATTGAAAACAAAGATAAACAAACTAGGATTAAACCATCTGTTTGTTGCTACAGATGCTACACAACAAG AATTTAAAGAACTTGAAGGATATTTATCTGATTACacggttttaaaatttattccatcgGATTATGTACTAAATAAATTTAAGGATGGTGGAGTTGCAATtattgatcaaataatatgtTCTTATGCTAG ATACTTTATAGGAACATATGAATCAACATTTACATTTAGGATACAAGAAGATAGGGAGATAATTGGTTTTCCTACTGAAACAACATTTAATCATTTATGTAAAGAGGGTAAAGAATGTAACTCTAATGGACACTGGGAAATTGTTTGGTAA
- the tamo gene encoding PUB and ZnF_RBZ domain-containing protein tamozhennic, whose product MANDLIMKDKDRLQEISTKLEQSHLVYLQTDDSPLKLQQRHKLEGFIKEYLCLVPNENKYVFQETADILHRSAATLQDFSGYRAATAWSAISLYAANLLAQPWRKEYRILRTYSGYYKHEVEANLIGAELMFEQMGYKHTGLGVLTLEGPIDPDKVSSVSRDAIVAFVECQILKQIWENVSQNCTISWLEVLEFRENHVGTPEQAIRALNYRFLEKMHQNRPKAENYRDYHYPQATCIDAASPSVPYHIMPPNYNMPMPACQSDYRYIEDTNTIPGNYRYFQPMDHGFVNRCSAYGCLPQGNKYLSGVNPYYTTMPAYTRVPTCRLIELDMPVSVANYDKLHNRKSSHRISDLDDVVFYKRQSSDGDHYDYGRIDKKFTKSASEKNSYDSWDFVYRNLESLGYSKDLGDREDVLHKREYDLRVNKQKPHKQNDSDEKHSTHRFEKNKSGRIDVNEVDSPVTNGRHHHDTLPFKKKSSSFDLMDSNRYHDTFSENHLSSHNKEKKHGSQTLPLQRSHRSSDQIVKIADTLKNMELPRPDKERETKGASVGWNCATCTYLNSQSKEICEMCGKSRHKGNEDKPLASGGKECPKCTLVNEKNVSICDACGTSLKDSPTYI is encoded by the exons ATGGCGAATGACttaataatgaaagataaagATAGATTACAAGAAATTAGTACAAAATTAGAACAAAGTCATTTGGTTTATTTACAAACAGATGACAGTCCTTTAAAACTACAACAACGTCACAAACTTGAAG GTTTTATCAAAGAATACCTTTGCCTTGttccaaatgaaaataaatatgtatttcaaGAAACTGCAGATATATTGCATAGATCAGCAGCTACATTGCAGGATTTTAGTGGATATAGAGCTGCAACTGCATGGAGTGCTATTTCTTTATATGCAGCTAATCTTTTGGCTCAACCTTGGAGaaaagaatatagaattttaagg ACTTATAGTGGATATTATAAACACGAGGTAGAAGCAAATTTAATAGGAGCAGAGTTAATGTTTGAACAGATGGGATACAAGCATACAGGGTTAGGAGTACTCACATTAGAAGGTCCTATTGATCCTGATAAAGTATCTAGTGTGAGCAGAGATGCAATTGTTGCTTTTGTTGAATGTCAG ATTTTAAAGCAAATATGGGAGAATGTTTCACAGAATTGTACCATCTCGTGGTTAGAAGTTTTAGAATTTCGAGAAAATCATGTTGGTACACCGGAGCAGGCGATTAGGGCGTTAAATTATCGTTTCCTCGAAAAGATGCATCAAAATCGACCAAAGGCAGAAAATTATAGGGACTATCATTACCCACAAGCCACATGCATAGATGCAGCGTCACCGTCGGTTCCCTATCACATAATGCCTCCCAATTATAATATGCCAATGCCTGCATGTCAGTCAGATTATCGGTACATAGAAGACACAAATACGATACCTGGAAATTACAGATACTTTCAGCCGATGGATCACGGTTTTGTCAATCGATGTAGTGCCTATGGGTGTTTACCGCAGGGTAACAAATATTTAAGCGGAGTTAATCCTTATTATACTACAATGCCTGCATACACAAGGGTGCCGACATGTAGATTAATCGAGCTTGATATGCCTGTATCGGTTGCTAATTATGATAAGTTACATAATCGTAAATCTTCTCACCGAATATCAGATTTAGATGATGTAGTTTTTTACAAAAGACAGTCAAGTGACGGAGATCATTATGACTATGGAAGAATAGACAAGAAGTTCACTAAATCGGCCAGTGAGAAAAACAGTTACGATTCCTGGGATTTTGTATATAGAAATTTGGAAAGTTTAGGATATTCCAAGGATCTTGGTGATCGAGAAGATGTTTTACACAAACGAGAGTATGATTTACGAGTAAATAAACAAAAACCACATAAACAGAATGACAGTGATGAGAAACATAGTACGCATCGGTTTGAAAAGAATAAAAGCGGTAGAATTGATGTGAATGAGGTAGATTCACCTGTAACAAATGGCCGGCATCATCACGATACTTTACCTTTTAAAAAGAAGTCTTCTTCTTTTGACTTAATGGACTCGAACAGATATCACGATACGTTCTCCGAAAATCATTTATCTTCTcataataaagagaaaaaacatGGCAGTCAGACGCTTCCGCTTCAACGTTCGCATAGGTCATCGGATCAAATTGTAAAAATTGCAGATACGTTGAAAAATATGGAACTTCCTCGCCCGGATAAAGAACGTGAAACGAAAGGTgcatctgtgggatggaattgTGCTACTTGCACTTATCTTAATTCTCAGTCGAAAGAGATTTGTGAAATGTGTGGAAAATCTAGGCACAAAGGAAACGAGGATAAGCCATTAGCGAGTGGTGGAAAGGAATGTCCAAAATGTACGTTGGTAAATGAAAAGAATGTCTCGATCTGTGATGCCTGTGGTACCAGCTTAAAAGATTCACCTACCTACATTTAG
- the Pldn gene encoding biogenesis of lysosomal organelles complex 1 subunit pallidin isoform X1, with protein MMTDIEEAEVIKIQPQIEQHESDEIKVDFSEAAKKLAQGLLNIYQLPLEQVQKELTEVTNKQETLLSQMQIENKKLQETFDDVKLNEMFQTIKLYQGKLTLMKKEMASVHERTCKLKKRALRLQQIKQKEALSREHQREQEVRREQELIGKPTIS; from the exons ATGATGACAGATATAGAGGAGGCAGAAGTGATAAAAATTCAGCCACAAATTGAACAGCATGAGAG CGATGAAATTAAAGTGGACTTTTCAGAAGCTGCTAAGAAGTTAGCTCAAGgtctattaaatatttatcaattgCCGTTGGAACAAGTTCAGAAAGAACTTACTGAAGTCAc gAATAAACAAGAAACTTTACTCAGTCAAATGCAAATTGAGAATAAAAAACTTCAAGAAACTTTTGATGATgttaaattgaatgaaatg TTTCAAACTATTAAACTTTATCAAGGGAAGTTAActttaatgaaaaaagaaatggctTCTGTTCATGAGAGGACATGTAAATTGAAA AAACGAGCATTGAGGTTGCAACAAATAAAACAGAAAGAGGCCTTGAGTAGAGAACACCAACGAGAACAAGAAGTTCGTCGTGAACAAGAATTAATTGGTAAGCCTACGATAAGCTAA
- the Pldn gene encoding biogenesis of lysosomal organelles complex 1 subunit pallidin isoform X2 gives MMTDIEEAEVIKIQPQIEQHESDEIKVDFSEAAKKLAQGLLNIYQLPLEQVQKELTEVTNKQETLLSQMQIENKKLQETFDDVKLNEMFQTIKLYQGKLTLMKKEMASVHERTCKLKYGVIFLTETSIEVATNKTERGLE, from the exons ATGATGACAGATATAGAGGAGGCAGAAGTGATAAAAATTCAGCCACAAATTGAACAGCATGAGAG CGATGAAATTAAAGTGGACTTTTCAGAAGCTGCTAAGAAGTTAGCTCAAGgtctattaaatatttatcaattgCCGTTGGAACAAGTTCAGAAAGAACTTACTGAAGTCAc gAATAAACAAGAAACTTTACTCAGTCAAATGCAAATTGAGAATAAAAAACTTCAAGAAACTTTTGATGATgttaaattgaatgaaatg TTTCAAACTATTAAACTTTATCAAGGGAAGTTAActttaatgaaaaaagaaatggctTCTGTTCATGAGAGGACATGTAAATTGAAA TATGGTGTTATTTTTCTTACAGAAACGAGCATTGAGGTTGCAACAAATAAAACAGAAAGAGGCCTTGAGTAG